A part of Terriglobus roseus genomic DNA contains:
- a CDS encoding LytR/AlgR family response regulator transcription factor has protein sequence MLRTVIVDDEILARDLLRTLLIAHADIDVVAECRNGAEAIDYLKQHSVDLLFLDVEMPKVSGLDVVREIGPAHLPYTVFTTAFHEYAVSAFEVHAVDYVTKPVEEQRLELALSRVRERHRAKAAALTQEQIKHMLAALSNKAGQAYADRLLVKDGPREILLPVEHIDWIEAAEYYCCLHVGGQSYMIRETVTDLESRLDPQKFLRIHRSTIVRIDQIKEVFREGQGEGAVVLRTGLALKISRSGRQRIHARFLFE, from the coding sequence ATGCTGCGTACAGTCATTGTGGATGATGAAATTCTCGCCCGGGATCTTCTTCGCACACTGCTTATTGCTCACGCCGACATCGACGTTGTCGCCGAGTGCCGCAACGGTGCAGAGGCTATCGACTATTTGAAACAACATTCAGTGGATCTGCTTTTTCTGGACGTGGAAATGCCCAAGGTCAGTGGCCTCGATGTCGTTCGCGAGATTGGTCCAGCACATCTTCCATACACGGTATTCACTACAGCGTTTCATGAATACGCGGTGAGTGCCTTTGAAGTCCACGCCGTCGACTACGTGACGAAGCCCGTCGAAGAACAGCGTTTGGAACTTGCCCTATCACGTGTCCGTGAAAGACATCGCGCGAAGGCCGCTGCTCTCACGCAGGAACAGATCAAGCACATGCTGGCTGCCTTGAGCAACAAAGCCGGACAGGCATATGCAGACAGACTCCTGGTGAAAGATGGGCCAAGGGAGATACTGCTACCCGTTGAACACATCGACTGGATTGAGGCTGCGGAGTACTACTGCTGCCTGCATGTTGGAGGGCAGTCCTACATGATTCGGGAAACGGTGACCGATCTTGAGTCGCGCTTGGATCCCCAGAAATTCCTAAGGATCCATCGTTCTACGATCGTTCGGATCGATCAGATCAAAGAAGTGTTTCGGGAAGGACAGGGTGAGGGAGCCGTCGTTCTCCGAACTGGCCTCGCACTCAAGATCAGTAGGAGTGGGCGGCAACGCATCCACGCGCGTTTTTTGTTCGAGTAG
- a CDS encoding sensor histidine kinase, with the protein MASLHENNVFIGSTLHGRGVLLVSTATVILAAITANYCHTYFLVHHIEMSVLPSIFFGAVMWLWWALVAWVMWRNAHRYPISLTFSLRSVSLQLIVGCLVSYAHLHLIQWSLRVGDVWPAWQTAYAQLNYVTLSRFGLDMLNYCFLFAVSATLSMQSQRQADAIQRLALERQLSRAQLSALQMQMEPHFLFNTLNAIKSLVTQGRNDEANRTLTHLNSILRPALQRQVPEKVPFSEELRLVESYLAIQQLRFADRLTVHIHASEDARRCLVPSFILQPIVENAVQHGIAPSETGGIIETSATRVGNELFLLVRDNGLGTKTVASEGHGIGIRNTRERLAFFYPESHNLTASPIASGGFEVSIRIPYEEVPA; encoded by the coding sequence ATGGCATCACTGCACGAGAACAACGTCTTCATCGGTTCCACATTGCATGGTCGCGGGGTACTACTCGTCTCGACGGCAACAGTAATCCTTGCTGCGATCACAGCAAATTATTGCCATACCTACTTCCTCGTACACCATATTGAGATGTCCGTCCTGCCTTCCATCTTCTTTGGTGCAGTGATGTGGTTATGGTGGGCGCTCGTGGCCTGGGTAATGTGGCGTAACGCACATCGCTATCCCATTAGCCTTACGTTTTCACTTCGCTCAGTCTCGCTGCAACTCATCGTGGGTTGCCTTGTGAGTTACGCCCACCTCCATCTCATTCAATGGAGTCTACGGGTTGGCGATGTGTGGCCGGCATGGCAGACAGCTTACGCGCAACTAAACTATGTCACGCTGTCTCGCTTCGGACTCGACATGCTGAACTATTGTTTCCTGTTCGCTGTCTCTGCCACCCTGAGCATGCAGTCTCAGCGCCAAGCCGATGCGATCCAGAGGCTTGCGTTGGAACGTCAGTTATCACGGGCTCAGCTCAGCGCGCTGCAGATGCAGATGGAGCCGCATTTTCTCTTCAATACGCTGAATGCGATCAAGAGTCTTGTGACGCAAGGCAGGAACGACGAGGCGAATCGGACTCTCACGCACCTGAATTCTATCCTCCGACCAGCGCTCCAACGGCAGGTCCCCGAAAAAGTTCCCTTTTCGGAAGAATTGCGGCTGGTCGAGAGCTATCTCGCGATTCAGCAGCTTCGGTTTGCGGATAGACTCACCGTCCACATTCATGCAAGTGAAGATGCACGCAGGTGTCTTGTTCCATCGTTCATCCTGCAACCCATCGTCGAAAACGCGGTACAACATGGTATCGCTCCATCCGAGACGGGTGGCATTATTGAAACCTCTGCAACTCGTGTCGGCAATGAACTTTTCCTTCTGGTTCGCGACAATGGCTTAGGCACTAAGACCGTCGCCAGCGAGGGACATGGCATCGGCATTCGTAATACTCGAGAACGGCTTGCATTCTTCTATCCCGAATCTCACAACCTCACAGCGTCGCCCATTGCCTCCGGGGGGTTCGAAGTCTCAATCCGCATTCCTTATGAGGAGGTACCAGCGTGA
- a CDS encoding TonB-dependent receptor → MPRYWVILLFTTPHFSQAQEPCRDGVRVEGVVTDLSGALIPGANVRANAASVTSGPTGQFVLTCVPVGSTVEAVATGFGTASARVDGSLGSTAHLSIRLSVGDVQSSVQVDADAPTLDDTNGAGTLVLGAKEIEQLPDDPDDLVAQLQSMAANGGGNPATSTLIAVDGFQNGSALPPKSAIASIRINPDVFAAEYESPQIHGGRVEITTKPGADAFHGAFFYTNSNPIFNAKDPLSVSSTPAGKHRYGFELTGPIGRGKTDFSAALEKRDIDEFAIVNAITFDGSFNPVPLNQTVPTPQRLWIGSVRGDWQATPKDTVSLSYSANVNSRGNQGVGGLTLAEAGYSSLVNEYDLRFHNTQTVSGNLLHETRIGYTWKRMAYTPNSTAPSLQVSGDFTGGGAVTQGLNTRERDLEIDDDLLLARGAHSIKMGLQSLGVFEHNYTPNAFNGAYTFGGGSGPVLDANNNPTGATTTITAAQQYQRALLSLPGGNPTTYLITTGNPLVSFAQWNIGLFIQDAIKLNPRLMLDGGLRYQLQTNPATYGNMQARLGLSFSPDKKQSWVIHLRAGLFSSSTSLALLTDIDRLGTGRQQQRLIYSPDYASPLTAVAGSVAISTVYSASPQLRSTPGFRTRAGIEHEFAHHWRWSSDFNSVSEWQLTRKININAPQVESSVGVPADPISALSAPRPITPSVNIFQYQNNGHYRGWWFASSLDQHDLKWLNSKITYWYVSFQQNPETPQSTYSTSGDSARPDWMARDGLSINEVLTLPRGIILSSYFDWLPGIPFNITTGTDGNGDGTFNDRPSFATAPGTGIYSTRWGLMTTNTVNGNVPYNLGRMPSITHFSANLSKAFRLQSAKRENPRLLTLNLRAGNVLNRTRVTAVGTVVSSPNFSQPLTAEDGRRLELGARFSF, encoded by the coding sequence ATGCCGCGATATTGGGTAATCCTTCTTTTCACTACCCCGCACTTTTCCCAGGCACAAGAACCATGTAGAGATGGGGTTCGCGTGGAAGGTGTGGTTACCGACCTATCGGGTGCGCTGATACCAGGTGCCAATGTCAGGGCAAACGCCGCATCGGTGACCTCGGGTCCGACAGGGCAGTTCGTGTTGACGTGTGTTCCTGTCGGTTCGACAGTCGAGGCAGTTGCAACGGGCTTTGGAACGGCATCCGCGCGCGTTGACGGCTCCTTGGGCAGTACGGCGCATCTGTCAATACGGCTATCAGTCGGCGACGTCCAAAGTTCCGTGCAAGTTGATGCTGATGCCCCGACGCTGGACGATACGAACGGCGCGGGAACTTTAGTTCTTGGCGCCAAGGAAATTGAGCAGTTGCCAGACGATCCCGACGACCTCGTGGCGCAATTGCAATCGATGGCAGCGAACGGTGGAGGCAATCCGGCAACGTCAACTCTCATCGCTGTTGATGGGTTTCAGAATGGAAGCGCTCTGCCACCGAAGAGCGCCATCGCTTCCATACGCATTAATCCCGACGTCTTCGCAGCGGAGTATGAGTCCCCACAAATCCACGGTGGGCGGGTTGAGATCACCACAAAGCCCGGGGCAGACGCGTTTCACGGGGCGTTCTTCTATACCAATAGCAATCCAATCTTCAACGCGAAAGATCCTCTCTCCGTCTCTTCGACTCCCGCAGGCAAGCACCGCTATGGTTTTGAACTGACAGGCCCCATCGGTCGAGGCAAAACGGACTTCTCCGCCGCATTGGAGAAACGTGACATTGACGAGTTTGCCATCGTCAACGCCATCACGTTCGACGGCAGTTTCAACCCGGTTCCTCTCAATCAAACGGTTCCCACACCGCAGCGTCTTTGGATCGGTTCTGTACGTGGCGACTGGCAGGCCACGCCTAAGGACACGGTGTCCTTGTCCTACTCTGCAAATGTGAACAGTCGCGGCAATCAGGGTGTTGGAGGTCTCACGCTTGCTGAAGCTGGATACTCCAGCCTCGTGAACGAGTATGATCTTCGGTTTCACAACACCCAGACCGTCAGTGGGAATCTATTGCACGAAACCCGAATTGGCTACACATGGAAGCGAATGGCGTACACGCCCAACTCAACCGCGCCATCGCTCCAAGTGTCAGGAGATTTCACTGGTGGTGGTGCGGTGACTCAGGGGCTCAATACTCGCGAGCGCGATCTCGAAATAGACGATGACCTGCTTCTGGCACGCGGAGCGCACTCCATCAAGATGGGCTTGCAATCCCTCGGGGTCTTTGAGCATAACTACACCCCAAATGCGTTCAACGGAGCCTATACCTTCGGCGGCGGCAGTGGGCCCGTGCTTGATGCGAACAACAATCCGACCGGAGCGACTACGACTATTACTGCAGCGCAGCAATACCAACGCGCTCTTCTGTCGCTCCCCGGCGGCAATCCAACCACCTATCTCATCACAACGGGCAATCCGCTCGTCTCGTTTGCGCAATGGAATATCGGTCTCTTTATTCAGGACGCAATCAAGCTCAATCCGCGGTTGATGCTGGATGGTGGGTTGCGATATCAGCTGCAGACCAATCCCGCCACTTATGGAAATATGCAGGCCCGGCTTGGTCTTTCCTTTTCTCCAGACAAGAAGCAAAGCTGGGTTATTCATCTTCGCGCCGGACTCTTTAGCTCATCTACAAGCCTCGCTTTGCTCACCGATATTGACCGTTTGGGCACAGGGCGGCAGCAGCAAAGACTGATTTACTCCCCAGACTATGCCTCCCCGCTGACTGCTGTTGCGGGCTCGGTCGCCATCAGCACTGTCTATAGCGCGTCTCCACAGTTGCGCAGCACTCCGGGCTTCCGAACGCGAGCGGGTATCGAACATGAGTTCGCCCATCATTGGCGGTGGAGCTCCGATTTCAATTCGGTATCCGAATGGCAGCTCACCCGCAAAATCAATATCAACGCGCCCCAGGTTGAAAGCAGCGTCGGAGTGCCAGCAGATCCAATCTCCGCGCTATCCGCGCCGCGTCCCATCACACCAAGCGTGAATATTTTCCAGTATCAGAACAACGGTCACTATCGGGGATGGTGGTTCGCGTCTTCGTTGGACCAGCATGACCTGAAGTGGTTGAACTCCAAGATCACCTATTGGTACGTGAGCTTTCAGCAGAACCCGGAAACTCCGCAATCCACCTACAGCACGAGTGGCGATTCCGCACGTCCCGATTGGATGGCGCGTGACGGCCTCTCGATCAATGAGGTTCTTACGCTTCCTCGTGGCATCATTCTTTCATCGTACTTTGATTGGCTCCCGGGAATCCCTTTCAACATCACCACTGGAACGGATGGCAATGGGGACGGAACGTTTAACGATCGTCCCTCCTTCGCAACCGCTCCTGGTACAGGCATTTACAGCACTCGGTGGGGGCTGATGACCACCAACACCGTGAACGGGAATGTGCCCTACAACCTAGGACGAATGCCCTCCATCACGCACTTCAGCGCAAACCTCAGCAAGGCTTTCCGATTGCAGTCCGCAAAAAGGGAGAATCCACGGCTACTGACACTCAACTTGCGGGCCGGAAACGTTCTGAACCGCACTCGGGTGACGGCTGTGGGAACGGTCGTCTCCTCTCCAAACTTCAGTCAACCACTCACTGCGGAAGACGGTCGTCGTCTCGAGCTGGGAGCACGCTTTTCGTTCTGA
- a CDS encoding type II toxin-antitoxin system HicB family antitoxin, whose translation MSEVHVKMAGYDAVFEQAVDGSWRGTVPDLPAILTSGPTLGEVKANMQETIGLWLENAKRS comes from the coding sequence ATGTCTGAAGTTCATGTCAAAATGGCCGGATACGATGCAGTATTCGAACAGGCGGTTGATGGAAGTTGGAGAGGAACGGTACCAGACCTCCCGGCGATCCTGACAAGCGGTCCCACTCTCGGCGAGGTCAAGGCCAACATGCAGGAAACAATCGGACTTTGGCTGGAGAATGCGAAGCGATCCTAA
- a CDS encoding carboxypeptidase-like regulatory domain-containing protein, with the protein MQNSIQKEGDTHRTGTVSTTSVAYLRWLIHVKRASHGSSTKCSLRKDGLQAVVLSLAMATVANAQSTFGTVRGTVQDATGSVVPSATVTVHSMAENTDHIVTSNGAGEFNLENLKPGEYRVTVHSDGFADSIMSSVTLAARQELRIPVMLAVSSNGEVVNVEASSAVINTENAAIGDEKSNLELTQLPLNNRASTTSPIGALGLSPNVQTDSSGNIAIGGASSSMVNFSVDGISTANVRSNGALQDAYPSQEGIAAMKITAFNNNAEFSQVGDVTFVTKSGGNSYHGSLFEYLQNDALDASPYGFSGKAPKRFNTFGGSIGAPIIVPHLYDGHNKTFFFATYEGNRRRLSVAQQFLVPTQTERNGDLSDLGGPQIATSRISPTAKALLAYYPLPNVSGQTNYNYEHFQSTPASTDGADLRIDQTINSKQSFYARFSRKNITPNVANPLLPNDVDSIHNRSLLVSHTYTITPHLLNEFRFGFTNVLTNVNFGIKGIDALHQLDLQGVDTSQHPNTNAFPTFNFSNGTGFTQIGRDKTGITKSNTVQFSDNVTLALGKHTFKAGVDIRRVRYQDVELFLPSDDFGQFTFQSTFTGNTFGDFLIGAPTNLFFAVSSPDVAGRAWQTGAFLQDEFQVTSELTISAGIRWTVLPPFYLLDGDAANFDQRTNSIIVPDALADTLKQQNLQNSNLAFQQSFNACNLGYGALPCTNYKTASQAGVPRGLRNTYWGNVQPRIAFAYRPFNDIKTVIRGGFGIFTMTNLGPLSFNNSGNPTSNLHTYTNLLVTDASGTHPAIQFPQTSPSTVTTQYGGGSLDQGVDPKYRDPQSNQWNLTIEHQVSKADTLRASYVGMHTYRLSITEDLNQIAASKTPYATTTASPYVDPRAPYQNWFELFSTFNAGRANYDALELEERHTSSKGLTLDASYTMAKNLADNQGDTPTAFAGEVNYGIPITDRFHVGNNYGNVSGTRRHRALITGVYQLPFGSGKAHLSSGWMSRVFGGWDLNTVTLLETGQWLTPSISPGGCQSTASSDGSCPNTGAGQPQTNDQSNTNITNRAATLRPDVISRDLYRGQSRQQYFNLSAFSATPVGAGRFGNAAVGMLQGPGTIAISLATAKEFAIHESVHLRFESSFTNVLNHTNFAPPATQIDNPSTFGVLSAAQTAENAGNRTGQVAMRLQF; encoded by the coding sequence ATGCAGAACTCAATTCAGAAGGAGGGCGATACGCACCGCACAGGTACGGTTTCGACGACCTCAGTCGCGTATCTTCGCTGGCTCATCCACGTAAAGCGTGCGAGCCACGGCTCATCGACCAAGTGCTCGCTCCGTAAGGACGGATTACAGGCTGTCGTACTCTCTCTTGCCATGGCCACTGTCGCCAATGCCCAATCAACCTTCGGAACCGTACGGGGCACCGTGCAGGATGCAACTGGTTCAGTCGTCCCCTCAGCTACGGTAACGGTGCACTCCATGGCAGAAAACACCGACCACATTGTGACGAGTAACGGCGCTGGCGAATTCAACCTCGAAAATCTCAAGCCCGGCGAATACCGTGTGACTGTACACAGTGATGGATTTGCTGATTCGATCATGTCCTCCGTCACCCTTGCGGCACGGCAGGAGCTTCGCATCCCGGTGATGCTCGCCGTATCCTCAAACGGCGAAGTGGTCAACGTAGAAGCGAGCAGTGCCGTCATCAATACGGAAAACGCAGCAATTGGTGATGAGAAAAGCAACTTGGAGTTGACGCAGCTTCCGCTGAACAACCGGGCTAGCACCACCAGTCCAATCGGCGCACTTGGTCTTTCGCCCAACGTACAGACAGATAGCTCCGGCAACATTGCCATTGGGGGAGCTAGCTCTTCCATGGTGAACTTCTCCGTGGACGGCATCTCAACCGCGAACGTGCGTTCGAACGGTGCTCTGCAGGATGCCTATCCCTCGCAGGAAGGCATCGCGGCCATGAAGATCACGGCCTTCAACAACAATGCGGAATTCTCTCAGGTGGGTGACGTAACCTTCGTCACGAAGAGCGGTGGCAACAGTTACCACGGAAGCCTGTTTGAGTATTTACAGAATGATGCACTTGATGCGTCGCCTTACGGCTTCAGTGGCAAAGCGCCGAAGCGTTTCAACACTTTTGGTGGCTCCATCGGGGCCCCCATCATTGTGCCGCATCTCTATGACGGCCACAACAAGACATTCTTCTTTGCCACCTACGAGGGCAATCGCCGCAGACTATCCGTTGCACAACAATTCCTTGTACCCACGCAGACAGAACGCAATGGCGACCTTTCGGATCTTGGAGGCCCGCAGATTGCAACAAGCAGGATCAGCCCAACAGCAAAGGCATTGCTCGCGTACTATCCGTTGCCCAATGTCTCAGGGCAGACCAACTATAACTACGAGCATTTCCAATCAACACCCGCCAGCACGGATGGCGCCGATCTCAGGATCGATCAGACCATAAACAGCAAGCAGTCTTTCTACGCACGTTTCAGCCGCAAAAACATTACACCGAATGTTGCGAATCCGCTGTTGCCAAACGATGTGGATAGCATTCACAACCGAAGCCTTCTCGTCTCTCACACCTACACGATCACGCCGCATCTGCTAAATGAGTTTCGCTTCGGCTTCACAAATGTCCTCACCAACGTGAACTTCGGTATCAAGGGTATTGATGCATTGCATCAGCTTGACCTGCAGGGCGTCGACACCAGTCAACATCCCAATACCAACGCGTTTCCGACCTTCAACTTCAGCAACGGCACAGGCTTTACGCAGATCGGTCGCGATAAAACAGGCATAACGAAATCGAACACGGTTCAGTTCTCGGATAACGTTACGCTTGCATTGGGCAAACATACTTTCAAGGCGGGCGTCGACATTCGCCGCGTGCGTTATCAGGATGTGGAATTGTTCCTGCCCTCCGACGACTTTGGTCAGTTCACCTTCCAGTCCACGTTTACCGGCAATACCTTCGGCGACTTCCTGATCGGTGCACCAACCAATCTTTTCTTCGCGGTATCAAGCCCCGACGTTGCCGGCCGCGCATGGCAGACGGGCGCATTCTTGCAGGATGAGTTTCAAGTCACATCGGAACTGACTATCAGCGCTGGCATACGCTGGACTGTCTTGCCACCCTTCTATCTCCTTGATGGCGACGCGGCTAATTTCGACCAGCGTACCAACAGCATCATCGTTCCTGATGCTCTTGCTGACACATTGAAGCAACAGAATCTTCAGAACTCAAACCTTGCCTTTCAGCAATCGTTCAACGCCTGTAACCTTGGCTATGGCGCGCTTCCCTGCACAAACTACAAGACGGCAAGTCAGGCTGGCGTTCCTCGCGGTCTGCGCAACACGTATTGGGGCAACGTGCAACCGCGCATCGCCTTTGCATATCGCCCGTTCAACGATATAAAAACGGTCATTCGCGGCGGCTTCGGAATTTTTACCATGACGAACCTTGGCCCGTTGTCCTTCAACAACAGCGGTAACCCCACGTCAAACCTTCACACCTACACCAACTTACTCGTGACGGACGCATCGGGAACGCATCCGGCCATTCAGTTCCCGCAGACTTCTCCCTCCACAGTCACAACACAATACGGCGGAGGCAGTCTCGATCAGGGTGTCGATCCCAAGTATCGCGATCCGCAGTCGAATCAGTGGAACCTTACGATAGAACATCAGGTAAGCAAAGCCGATACGCTTCGCGCGAGCTACGTAGGCATGCATACCTATCGGCTCAGTATCACAGAAGACCTGAATCAGATCGCGGCAAGCAAGACTCCTTATGCCACCACGACGGCAAGTCCCTATGTCGATCCACGTGCACCGTACCAGAACTGGTTTGAGCTCTTCAGTACCTTCAATGCCGGTCGAGCCAACTATGATGCGCTTGAGTTGGAAGAGCGTCATACAAGCAGCAAGGGCTTAACATTGGACGCCAGCTACACGATGGCAAAGAATCTTGCGGACAATCAAGGTGACACGCCGACAGCATTTGCCGGTGAAGTCAACTACGGCATCCCGATCACCGATCGCTTCCATGTTGGCAACAACTATGGAAACGTCTCCGGCACCAGGCGGCATCGCGCACTGATCACTGGCGTATACCAGCTGCCATTTGGGTCTGGCAAAGCACATCTCAGCTCTGGCTGGATGAGCCGGGTGTTCGGAGGTTGGGACCTCAATACAGTGACGTTGTTAGAGACCGGCCAATGGCTCACACCCAGCATCAGCCCTGGTGGCTGTCAATCAACTGCAAGCAGCGATGGAAGTTGCCCAAACACCGGTGCTGGACAACCACAGACCAACGACCAGTCCAACACCAATATCACGAACCGTGCGGCGACACTCCGTCCGGATGTGATCTCACGTGACCTCTATCGTGGCCAATCACGGCAGCAGTACTTCAATCTGTCCGCCTTCTCCGCAACACCAGTGGGAGCAGGACGCTTTGGAAATGCAGCGGTAGGCATGCTGCAAGGTCCAGGCACCATCGCGATCAGTCTTGCTACCGCAAAGGAGTTCGCGATACACGAAAGTGTCCATCTGCGATTCGAATCGAGCTTTACCAATGTGCTGAATCACACGAACTTCGCTCCTCCGGCAACACAGATTGATAACCCGTCAACCTTTGGCGTTCTGTCGGCTGCGCAGACCGCAGAGAACGCGGGGAACAGAACCGGACAAGTGGCAATGCGCCTTCAGTTCTGA
- a CDS encoding sensor histidine kinase — translation MDRFKARCVAGRASLRTFYALHRYSCVVMVSIRELPFRSIVWALGGSLIVLVTGFLSLARAFEPSVTIPLYLLLTVIIAWRAGFGAAVVVATCATLGLDFFFTEPRFSFVVASRQDVFSLLIFAAVSLLISHLSRRIRANADRLGHSEAEQRALYELSRSALLLDWKTCVDEQLCFLIQERMRLKGVALWDEREATFTSSGDTGHASDRLLAAFRAERSYDLPNHLESVRILRFGVRSVGAMLFRGDIDQLTADSIATLVATHLERIRALKAEVAAESQSVSERLRTAVLDGLAHAVKTPLTTIIASSSGLREIGSLSTLQNELARAIEEQASYLADLTDRLLRTAKLDNATVLLKLQPTHLEGLIHAAIGELRTAYDTSRIHIVGETDFDVSVDPELFRMILVHVLENALKYSVGATSVTMRVGVTGNALIFSVHNEGSYVPLTERELVFQRYYRTESMQHRAPGTGIGLSVAKQAVEAHGGRIWLESDQDAGTTFLITISI, via the coding sequence TTGGATCGCTTCAAGGCTCGATGTGTAGCGGGAAGGGCTTCTTTACGGACTTTTTATGCGCTCCATCGCTATTCTTGCGTTGTCATGGTCTCGATCAGAGAGCTGCCCTTTAGATCGATTGTTTGGGCTCTAGGCGGCAGTCTGATCGTGTTGGTAACGGGCTTTCTCTCTCTCGCCCGCGCCTTTGAGCCTTCGGTCACTATCCCGTTGTACTTGCTACTGACGGTTATCATCGCGTGGCGAGCAGGTTTTGGGGCTGCGGTTGTTGTTGCAACGTGTGCCACCCTGGGTCTGGATTTCTTCTTTACCGAGCCTCGATTTTCCTTTGTGGTCGCGTCAAGACAGGACGTATTCTCTCTCCTGATCTTTGCGGCTGTATCCCTTCTCATAAGCCATCTGTCGCGGCGTATTCGAGCGAATGCTGATCGGCTTGGGCATTCAGAAGCAGAACAGCGTGCCCTCTACGAGTTATCTCGCAGTGCACTTCTTCTCGATTGGAAAACGTGTGTTGATGAACAACTGTGTTTTCTGATTCAGGAGCGCATGAGACTCAAGGGGGTTGCACTTTGGGATGAACGTGAAGCTACGTTCACTTCCTCTGGAGATACTGGCCACGCTTCGGATCGTTTACTAGCAGCCTTCCGAGCAGAGAGGAGCTATGATCTCCCGAACCATCTTGAAAGTGTTCGTATCCTGCGATTTGGAGTTCGCTCGGTCGGTGCGATGCTCTTTCGTGGGGATATCGATCAGCTTACTGCCGATTCCATTGCCACATTAGTCGCCACGCACCTTGAACGCATTCGCGCATTGAAAGCGGAGGTGGCAGCGGAATCGCAGTCCGTATCGGAGCGCTTGCGTACCGCTGTGCTTGATGGCCTGGCTCATGCGGTCAAGACTCCGTTAACCACGATCATTGCATCCAGTTCTGGTCTTCGTGAGATTGGCAGCTTGTCCACTCTTCAAAACGAACTTGCCCGAGCGATCGAAGAACAGGCCTCGTATCTAGCCGATTTGACGGATCGTCTCCTGCGAACTGCGAAGCTCGATAACGCGACCGTCTTGCTCAAACTCCAACCGACACATCTTGAGGGTTTGATTCATGCTGCCATCGGAGAATTGAGGACGGCATATGATACGTCCCGTATTCATATTGTCGGCGAGACCGATTTTGATGTGTCCGTCGACCCAGAGCTGTTTCGGATGATCCTCGTCCACGTGTTGGAAAATGCTCTGAAGTATAGCGTTGGTGCGACTTCGGTCACGATGCGTGTCGGGGTAACAGGCAATGCCTTGATCTTCTCCGTTCACAATGAAGGCTCATACGTTCCGCTAACGGAACGAGAGCTTGTATTCCAGAGGTACTACCGGACCGAGTCGATGCAGCATCGTGCGCCCGGAACAGGTATTGGGCTGTCTGTGGCGAAACAGGCCGTCGAAGCCCACGGCGGTCGCATTTGGTTGGAGAGCGATCAAGATGCGGGCACAACATTCCTTATCACGATTTCCATCTAG
- a CDS encoding response regulator transcription factor — translation MEDDSALRHTLSSTLSALGFEVRDVSSGEAGIEELRHHQAEVVLLDLNMPGMGGMQAAAKMRGTYPGLGIIVLTVRDREEDKIQALDAGADDFVTKPFRIPELAARIRAAVRRSRTSTDEPVTHLKSGDIHLDLTAHRVTKANEEVHLTPKEFQLLSVLMQHAGSPLSHHKLLSTVWGPEYGNEREYLRTFISQLRRKLEKDPSNPEYLLTENYVGYRFSV, via the coding sequence GTGGAAGACGATTCTGCTCTTCGACATACCCTCTCCAGCACGCTGAGTGCTCTGGGATTTGAAGTACGCGACGTGTCGAGTGGCGAAGCAGGGATCGAAGAATTGAGACATCATCAAGCGGAAGTTGTGCTGCTGGATCTCAATATGCCTGGCATGGGAGGTATGCAGGCGGCAGCCAAAATGCGTGGAACTTATCCCGGACTCGGAATCATTGTCCTGACCGTCAGGGACCGTGAGGAAGACAAAATTCAAGCTCTTGATGCCGGAGCGGATGATTTTGTGACCAAGCCCTTTCGCATTCCTGAACTGGCCGCTCGGATTCGGGCCGCGGTACGTCGCTCTCGAACCTCCACAGATGAACCTGTGACCCACTTGAAGTCAGGCGACATTCACCTTGATCTCACTGCGCATCGTGTCACGAAAGCCAACGAGGAAGTGCACCTGACGCCAAAGGAGTTTCAGCTTCTTTCCGTACTTATGCAGCATGCCGGAAGCCCTTTGTCTCACCATAAGCTTCTATCCACCGTATGGGGACCGGAGTATGGAAATGAGCGGGAGTACCTTCGTACATTTATCAGTCAACTTCGTCGAAAGCTTGAGAAGGATCCATCCAACCCGGAATATCTACTCACTGAAAACTACGTTGGGTATCGATTCAGCGTTTAA